In one Apteryx mantelli isolate bAptMan1 chromosome 9, bAptMan1.hap1, whole genome shotgun sequence genomic region, the following are encoded:
- the BDH1 gene encoding D-beta-hydroxybutyrate dehydrogenase, mitochondrial: MLATRLSRPLLNLSVKALNVKDLGNGFRPVQRFCFPLLSPCGSRSYANEVDQIGSRAVLITGCDSGFGFALAKHLHTKGFIIYAGCLQKDKGDGGSKDLDNMNSDRMRTVQLNVCDSKEVDRAVEQVNSSLEDPEKGLWGLVNNAGISTFGEVEFTSMDTYMEVAEVNLWGTVRTTKAFLPLIRRSKGRVVNISSMMGRMGSPARSPYCITKFGVEAFSDCLRYEMQPQGVMVSIVEPGNFIAATNLYSPERIKAIADKMWDELPEIVRKDYGRKYFDEQVSKMETYCNSGSTDTSPVIESVAHALTSTTPYTRYHPMDYYWWLRMQIMTHMPAAISDRLYVY, translated from the exons ATGTTGGCAACCAGACTGTCCCGGCCTCTCCTGAACCTCTCTGTGAAAGCCCTGAATGTCAAGGACCTAGGGAATGGCTTCAG GCCTGTGCAAAGATTTTGCTTCCCTCTCTTGTCCCCATGTGGCAGCCGCTCTTATGCAAATGAAGTTGATCAG attggcagcagagctgtgcttaTAACAGGTTGTGATTCAGGGTTCGGATTTGCCTTGGCCAAGCACCTGCACACCAAAGGCTTCATTATTTATGCTGGCTGCCTGCAAAAG GACAAGGGAGATGGTGGCTCCAAGGATCTGGACAACATGAACAGTGATCGAATGAGAACTGTCCAGCTCAATGTCTGTGACAGCAAAGAAGTGGACCGAGCAGTGGAGCAAGTAAATAGCAGCCTGGAGGATCCCGAGAAAG GGCTCTGGGGGCTGGTTAACAATGCTGGGATCTCCACGTTTGGGGAGGTGGAGTTCACCAGCATGGACACCTACATGGAAGTAGCTGAAGTGAACCTATGGGGGACAGTGCGAACTACCAAGGCTTTCCTTCCACTCATCCGGAGATCGAAAG GTCGTGTAGTGAACATCAGTAGCATGATGGGTCGGATGGGCAGTCCTGCCCGGTCACCGTACTGCATCACTAAGTTTGGTGTGGAAGCCTTCTCTGACTGCCTGCGGTACGAGATGCAGCCCCAGGGGGTGATGGTCAGCATCGTGGAGCCTGGCAACTTCATAGCTGCCACGAACCTGTACAGCCCCGAGAGAATCAAAGCCATAGCTGACAAGATGTGGGACGAGCTCCCTGAGATAGTGCGCAAGGACTATGGCAGGAAGTACTTTGATGAGCAGGTCAGCAAGATGGAGACGTACTGCAACAGTGGCTCGACAGACACCTCACCTGTCATCGAAAGTGTTGCCCACGCCCTCACCTCCACAACCCCGTACACCCGTTACCACCCCATGGATTACTACTGGTGGCTGCGCATGCAGATCATGACACACATGCCTGCTGCCATTTCGGATCGGCTCTATGTCTATTGA